The following coding sequences lie in one Osmerus mordax isolate fOsmMor3 chromosome 13, fOsmMor3.pri, whole genome shotgun sequence genomic window:
- the celf1 gene encoding CUGBP Elav-like family member 1 isoform X1: protein MDSLEAEALYLSQEQHGQVQCDLDPNTLGGAKKMNGSLEHPDQPDIDAIKMFVGQIPRSWAEEQLRELFEPYGAVYEINVLRDRSQNPPQSKGCCFITYYTRKSALEAQNALHNMKILPGMHHPIQMKPADSEKNNAVEDRKLFIGMISKKCNENDIRLMFSPYGQIEECRILRGPDGLSRGCAFVTFTARQMAQSAIKSMHQSQTMEGCSSPMVVKFADTQKDKEQKRMAQQLQQQMQQLNAASMWGNLTGINSLGPQYLALYLQLLQQSASSGNALNNLHPMTGLNAMQNLAALAAAASATQATPSGSNAMTTSSSPLSVLTSSGTTAGQNLSWDSYKAGSSPTSSSSSSVNPMASLGALQSLAAGAGGLNMGSLAGMAALNGGLGSGGLSNGSGSTMEALSQAYSGIQQYAAAALPSLYSQSLLAQQNASAAGSQKEGPEGANLFIYHLPQEFGDQDLLQMFMPFGNVISAKVFIDKQTNLSKCFGFVSYDNPVSSQAAIQSMNGFQIGMKRLKVQLKRSKNDSKPY from the exons ATGGATAGCCTGGAGGCTGAAGCTCTTTACCTGTCCCAGGAGCAGCATGGGCAGGTCCAGTGTGACCTGGACCCCAACACCTTGGGGGG AGCTAAGAAGATGAATGGGTCGCTGGAGCACCCGGACCAGCCTGACATCGACGCCATCAAGATGTTCGTGGGTCAGATACCGCGCTCCTGGGCGGAGGAGCAGCTGAGGGAGCTCTTCGAGCCGTATGGTGCCGTGTACGAGATCAACGTGCTCCGAGACCGTAGCCAGAACCCCCCGCAGAGCAAAG gctgctgtTTCATCACGTACTACACCAGAAAGTCCGCGTTGGAGGCCCAGAATGCACTGCACAACATGAAGATTCTCCCTGGG ATGCACCACCCCATTCAGATGAAGCCAGCTGACAGTGAGAAGAACAACG cGGTGGAGGACAGGAAGCTGTTCATTGGTATGATCTCCAAGAAGTGCAATGAGAACGACATCAGACTGATGTTCTCTCCCTATGGACAGATTGAAGAGTGTCGCATCCTGCGAGGTCCTGACGGACTCAGCCGTG GTTGTGCCTTTGTCACCTTCACAGCCAGACAGATGGCCCAGTCAGCCATCAAGTCGATGCACCAGTCTCAAACCATGGAG gGCTGTTCCTCCCCCATGGTGGTGAAGTTTGCAGACACCCAGAAGGACAAGGAGCAGAAGAGGATGGCCCAGCAGCTTCAGCAGCAGATGCAGCAGCTCAACGCTGCCTCCATGTGGGGCAACCTGACGGGCATCAACTCCCTGGGGCCCCAGTACCTGGCA CTTTACTTACAGCTTCTCCAGCAGTCTGCTTCCTCGGGAAATGCCCTCAACAATCTGCACCCcatgacag GGCTGAACGCCATGCAGAACCTAGCAGCCCTAGCGGCAGCGGCTAGCGCCACACAGGCCACACCTTCTGGCTCCAACGCCATGACGACGTCGAGCAGTCCGCTCAGCGTTCTCACCAGCTCAGGTACGACCGCCGGGCAGAACCTCTCCTGGGACAGCTACAAGG caggctcctcccccacctccagcagcagctcgTCGGTCAACCCCATGGCGTCTCTGGGGGCTCTGCAGTCTCTGGCCGCCGGAGCGGGCGGTCTCAACATGGGCTCCCTGGCAG GTATGGCAGCTCTGAACGGTGGCCTGGGTAGTGGGGGCCTGTCCAACGGGTCGGGCAGCACCATGGAGGCCCTGAGTCAGGCCTACTCTGGCATCCAGCAGTACGCCGCTGCAGCCCTGCCCAGCCTCTACAGCCAGAGCCTGCTGGCCCAGCAGAACGCCAGCGCAGCGGGCAGCcagaaggagg GTCCAGAGGGGGCCAACCTGTTCATTTACCACCTGCCCCAAGAGTTTGGAGACCAGGACCTGCTCCAGATGTTCATGCCCTTTGGAAACGTCATATCAGCAAAGGTCTTCATCGACAAGCAGACCAACCTCAGCAAGTGctttg GTTTTGTGAGCTACGACAACCCTGTGTCGTCCCAGGCAGCCATCCAGTCCATGAACGGCTTCCAGATCGGCATGAAGCGCCTTAAGGTGCAGCTGAAGAGATCCAAGAATGACAGCAAGCCCTACTGA
- the celf1 gene encoding CUGBP Elav-like family member 1 isoform X2: MDSLEAEALYLSQEQHGQVQCDLDPNTLGGAKKMNGSLEHPDQPDIDAIKMFVGQIPRSWAEEQLRELFEPYGAVYEINVLRDRSQNPPQSKGCCFITYYTRKSALEAQNALHNMKILPGMHHPIQMKPADSEKNNAVEDRKLFIGMISKKCNENDIRLMFSPYGQIEECRILRGPDGLSRGCAFVTFTARQMAQSAIKSMHQSQTMEGCSSPMVVKFADTQKDKEQKRMAQQLQQQMQQLNAASMWGNLTGINSLGPQYLALYLQLLQQSASSGNALNNLHPMTGLNAMQNLAALAAAASATQATPSGSNAMTTSSSPLSVLTSSGTTAGQNLSWDSYKGSSPTSSSSSSVNPMASLGALQSLAAGAGGLNMGSLAGMAALNGGLGSGGLSNGSGSTMEALSQAYSGIQQYAAAALPSLYSQSLLAQQNASAAGSQKEGPEGANLFIYHLPQEFGDQDLLQMFMPFGNVISAKVFIDKQTNLSKCFGFVSYDNPVSSQAAIQSMNGFQIGMKRLKVQLKRSKNDSKPY, from the exons ATGGATAGCCTGGAGGCTGAAGCTCTTTACCTGTCCCAGGAGCAGCATGGGCAGGTCCAGTGTGACCTGGACCCCAACACCTTGGGGGG AGCTAAGAAGATGAATGGGTCGCTGGAGCACCCGGACCAGCCTGACATCGACGCCATCAAGATGTTCGTGGGTCAGATACCGCGCTCCTGGGCGGAGGAGCAGCTGAGGGAGCTCTTCGAGCCGTATGGTGCCGTGTACGAGATCAACGTGCTCCGAGACCGTAGCCAGAACCCCCCGCAGAGCAAAG gctgctgtTTCATCACGTACTACACCAGAAAGTCCGCGTTGGAGGCCCAGAATGCACTGCACAACATGAAGATTCTCCCTGGG ATGCACCACCCCATTCAGATGAAGCCAGCTGACAGTGAGAAGAACAACG cGGTGGAGGACAGGAAGCTGTTCATTGGTATGATCTCCAAGAAGTGCAATGAGAACGACATCAGACTGATGTTCTCTCCCTATGGACAGATTGAAGAGTGTCGCATCCTGCGAGGTCCTGACGGACTCAGCCGTG GTTGTGCCTTTGTCACCTTCACAGCCAGACAGATGGCCCAGTCAGCCATCAAGTCGATGCACCAGTCTCAAACCATGGAG gGCTGTTCCTCCCCCATGGTGGTGAAGTTTGCAGACACCCAGAAGGACAAGGAGCAGAAGAGGATGGCCCAGCAGCTTCAGCAGCAGATGCAGCAGCTCAACGCTGCCTCCATGTGGGGCAACCTGACGGGCATCAACTCCCTGGGGCCCCAGTACCTGGCA CTTTACTTACAGCTTCTCCAGCAGTCTGCTTCCTCGGGAAATGCCCTCAACAATCTGCACCCcatgacag GGCTGAACGCCATGCAGAACCTAGCAGCCCTAGCGGCAGCGGCTAGCGCCACACAGGCCACACCTTCTGGCTCCAACGCCATGACGACGTCGAGCAGTCCGCTCAGCGTTCTCACCAGCTCAGGTACGACCGCCGGGCAGAACCTCTCCTGGGACAGCTACAAGG gctcctcccccacctccagcagcagctcgTCGGTCAACCCCATGGCGTCTCTGGGGGCTCTGCAGTCTCTGGCCGCCGGAGCGGGCGGTCTCAACATGGGCTCCCTGGCAG GTATGGCAGCTCTGAACGGTGGCCTGGGTAGTGGGGGCCTGTCCAACGGGTCGGGCAGCACCATGGAGGCCCTGAGTCAGGCCTACTCTGGCATCCAGCAGTACGCCGCTGCAGCCCTGCCCAGCCTCTACAGCCAGAGCCTGCTGGCCCAGCAGAACGCCAGCGCAGCGGGCAGCcagaaggagg GTCCAGAGGGGGCCAACCTGTTCATTTACCACCTGCCCCAAGAGTTTGGAGACCAGGACCTGCTCCAGATGTTCATGCCCTTTGGAAACGTCATATCAGCAAAGGTCTTCATCGACAAGCAGACCAACCTCAGCAAGTGctttg GTTTTGTGAGCTACGACAACCCTGTGTCGTCCCAGGCAGCCATCCAGTCCATGAACGGCTTCCAGATCGGCATGAAGCGCCTTAAGGTGCAGCTGAAGAGATCCAAGAATGACAGCAAGCCCTACTGA
- the celf1 gene encoding CUGBP Elav-like family member 1 isoform X4 codes for MDSLEAEALYLSQEQHGQVQCDLDPNTLGGAKKMNGSLEHPDQPDIDAIKMFVGQIPRSWAEEQLRELFEPYGAVYEINVLRDRSQNPPQSKGCCFITYYTRKSALEAQNALHNMKILPGMHHPIQMKPADSEKNNAVEDRKLFIGMISKKCNENDIRLMFSPYGQIEECRILRGPDGLSRGCAFVTFTARQMAQSAIKSMHQSQTMEGCSSPMVVKFADTQKDKEQKRMAQQLQQQMQQLNAASMWGNLTGINSLGPQYLALLQQSASSGNALNNLHPMTGLNAMQNLAALAAAASATQATPSGSNAMTTSSSPLSVLTSSGTTAGQNLSWDSYKAGSSPTSSSSSSVNPMASLGALQSLAAGAGGLNMGSLAGMAALNGGLGSGGLSNGSGSTMEALSQAYSGIQQYAAAALPSLYSQSLLAQQNASAAGSQKEGPEGANLFIYHLPQEFGDQDLLQMFMPFGNVISAKVFIDKQTNLSKCFGFVSYDNPVSSQAAIQSMNGFQIGMKRLKVQLKRSKNDSKPY; via the exons ATGGATAGCCTGGAGGCTGAAGCTCTTTACCTGTCCCAGGAGCAGCATGGGCAGGTCCAGTGTGACCTGGACCCCAACACCTTGGGGGG AGCTAAGAAGATGAATGGGTCGCTGGAGCACCCGGACCAGCCTGACATCGACGCCATCAAGATGTTCGTGGGTCAGATACCGCGCTCCTGGGCGGAGGAGCAGCTGAGGGAGCTCTTCGAGCCGTATGGTGCCGTGTACGAGATCAACGTGCTCCGAGACCGTAGCCAGAACCCCCCGCAGAGCAAAG gctgctgtTTCATCACGTACTACACCAGAAAGTCCGCGTTGGAGGCCCAGAATGCACTGCACAACATGAAGATTCTCCCTGGG ATGCACCACCCCATTCAGATGAAGCCAGCTGACAGTGAGAAGAACAACG cGGTGGAGGACAGGAAGCTGTTCATTGGTATGATCTCCAAGAAGTGCAATGAGAACGACATCAGACTGATGTTCTCTCCCTATGGACAGATTGAAGAGTGTCGCATCCTGCGAGGTCCTGACGGACTCAGCCGTG GTTGTGCCTTTGTCACCTTCACAGCCAGACAGATGGCCCAGTCAGCCATCAAGTCGATGCACCAGTCTCAAACCATGGAG gGCTGTTCCTCCCCCATGGTGGTGAAGTTTGCAGACACCCAGAAGGACAAGGAGCAGAAGAGGATGGCCCAGCAGCTTCAGCAGCAGATGCAGCAGCTCAACGCTGCCTCCATGTGGGGCAACCTGACGGGCATCAACTCCCTGGGGCCCCAGTACCTGGCA CTTCTCCAGCAGTCTGCTTCCTCGGGAAATGCCCTCAACAATCTGCACCCcatgacag GGCTGAACGCCATGCAGAACCTAGCAGCCCTAGCGGCAGCGGCTAGCGCCACACAGGCCACACCTTCTGGCTCCAACGCCATGACGACGTCGAGCAGTCCGCTCAGCGTTCTCACCAGCTCAGGTACGACCGCCGGGCAGAACCTCTCCTGGGACAGCTACAAGG caggctcctcccccacctccagcagcagctcgTCGGTCAACCCCATGGCGTCTCTGGGGGCTCTGCAGTCTCTGGCCGCCGGAGCGGGCGGTCTCAACATGGGCTCCCTGGCAG GTATGGCAGCTCTGAACGGTGGCCTGGGTAGTGGGGGCCTGTCCAACGGGTCGGGCAGCACCATGGAGGCCCTGAGTCAGGCCTACTCTGGCATCCAGCAGTACGCCGCTGCAGCCCTGCCCAGCCTCTACAGCCAGAGCCTGCTGGCCCAGCAGAACGCCAGCGCAGCGGGCAGCcagaaggagg GTCCAGAGGGGGCCAACCTGTTCATTTACCACCTGCCCCAAGAGTTTGGAGACCAGGACCTGCTCCAGATGTTCATGCCCTTTGGAAACGTCATATCAGCAAAGGTCTTCATCGACAAGCAGACCAACCTCAGCAAGTGctttg GTTTTGTGAGCTACGACAACCCTGTGTCGTCCCAGGCAGCCATCCAGTCCATGAACGGCTTCCAGATCGGCATGAAGCGCCTTAAGGTGCAGCTGAAGAGATCCAAGAATGACAGCAAGCCCTACTGA
- the celf1 gene encoding CUGBP Elav-like family member 1 isoform X6, with protein sequence MDSLEAEALYLSQEQHGQVQCDLDPNTLGGAKKMNGSLEHPDQPDIDAIKMFVGQIPRSWAEEQLRELFEPYGAVYEINVLRDRSQNPPQSKGCCFITYYTRKSALEAQNALHNMKILPGMHHPIQMKPADSEKNNAVEDRKLFIGMISKKCNENDIRLMFSPYGQIEECRILRGPDGLSRGCAFVTFTARQMAQSAIKSMHQSQTMEGCSSPMVVKFADTQKDKEQKRMAQQLQQQMQQLNAASMWGNLTGINSLGPQYLALYLQLLQQSASSGNALNNLHPMTGLNAMQNLAALAAAASATQATPSGSNAMTTSSSPLSVLTSSGSSPTSSSSSSVNPMASLGALQSLAAGAGGLNMGSLAGMAALNGGLGSGGLSNGSGSTMEALSQAYSGIQQYAAAALPSLYSQSLLAQQNASAAGSQKEGPEGANLFIYHLPQEFGDQDLLQMFMPFGNVISAKVFIDKQTNLSKCFGFVSYDNPVSSQAAIQSMNGFQIGMKRLKVQLKRSKNDSKPY encoded by the exons ATGGATAGCCTGGAGGCTGAAGCTCTTTACCTGTCCCAGGAGCAGCATGGGCAGGTCCAGTGTGACCTGGACCCCAACACCTTGGGGGG AGCTAAGAAGATGAATGGGTCGCTGGAGCACCCGGACCAGCCTGACATCGACGCCATCAAGATGTTCGTGGGTCAGATACCGCGCTCCTGGGCGGAGGAGCAGCTGAGGGAGCTCTTCGAGCCGTATGGTGCCGTGTACGAGATCAACGTGCTCCGAGACCGTAGCCAGAACCCCCCGCAGAGCAAAG gctgctgtTTCATCACGTACTACACCAGAAAGTCCGCGTTGGAGGCCCAGAATGCACTGCACAACATGAAGATTCTCCCTGGG ATGCACCACCCCATTCAGATGAAGCCAGCTGACAGTGAGAAGAACAACG cGGTGGAGGACAGGAAGCTGTTCATTGGTATGATCTCCAAGAAGTGCAATGAGAACGACATCAGACTGATGTTCTCTCCCTATGGACAGATTGAAGAGTGTCGCATCCTGCGAGGTCCTGACGGACTCAGCCGTG GTTGTGCCTTTGTCACCTTCACAGCCAGACAGATGGCCCAGTCAGCCATCAAGTCGATGCACCAGTCTCAAACCATGGAG gGCTGTTCCTCCCCCATGGTGGTGAAGTTTGCAGACACCCAGAAGGACAAGGAGCAGAAGAGGATGGCCCAGCAGCTTCAGCAGCAGATGCAGCAGCTCAACGCTGCCTCCATGTGGGGCAACCTGACGGGCATCAACTCCCTGGGGCCCCAGTACCTGGCA CTTTACTTACAGCTTCTCCAGCAGTCTGCTTCCTCGGGAAATGCCCTCAACAATCTGCACCCcatgacag GGCTGAACGCCATGCAGAACCTAGCAGCCCTAGCGGCAGCGGCTAGCGCCACACAGGCCACACCTTCTGGCTCCAACGCCATGACGACGTCGAGCAGTCCGCTCAGCGTTCTCACCAGCTCAG gctcctcccccacctccagcagcagctcgTCGGTCAACCCCATGGCGTCTCTGGGGGCTCTGCAGTCTCTGGCCGCCGGAGCGGGCGGTCTCAACATGGGCTCCCTGGCAG GTATGGCAGCTCTGAACGGTGGCCTGGGTAGTGGGGGCCTGTCCAACGGGTCGGGCAGCACCATGGAGGCCCTGAGTCAGGCCTACTCTGGCATCCAGCAGTACGCCGCTGCAGCCCTGCCCAGCCTCTACAGCCAGAGCCTGCTGGCCCAGCAGAACGCCAGCGCAGCGGGCAGCcagaaggagg GTCCAGAGGGGGCCAACCTGTTCATTTACCACCTGCCCCAAGAGTTTGGAGACCAGGACCTGCTCCAGATGTTCATGCCCTTTGGAAACGTCATATCAGCAAAGGTCTTCATCGACAAGCAGACCAACCTCAGCAAGTGctttg GTTTTGTGAGCTACGACAACCCTGTGTCGTCCCAGGCAGCCATCCAGTCCATGAACGGCTTCCAGATCGGCATGAAGCGCCTTAAGGTGCAGCTGAAGAGATCCAAGAATGACAGCAAGCCCTACTGA
- the celf1 gene encoding CUGBP Elav-like family member 1 isoform X3 yields MDSLEAEALYLSQEQHGQVQCDLDPNTLGGAKKMNGSLEHPDQPDIDAIKMFVGQIPRSWAEEQLRELFEPYGAVYEINVLRDRSQNPPQSKGCCFITYYTRKSALEAQNALHNMKILPGMHHPIQMKPADSEKNNAVEDRKLFIGMISKKCNENDIRLMFSPYGQIEECRILRGPDGLSRCAFVTFTARQMAQSAIKSMHQSQTMEGCSSPMVVKFADTQKDKEQKRMAQQLQQQMQQLNAASMWGNLTGINSLGPQYLALYLQLLQQSASSGNALNNLHPMTGLNAMQNLAALAAAASATQATPSGSNAMTTSSSPLSVLTSSGTTAGQNLSWDSYKAGSSPTSSSSSSVNPMASLGALQSLAAGAGGLNMGSLAGMAALNGGLGSGGLSNGSGSTMEALSQAYSGIQQYAAAALPSLYSQSLLAQQNASAAGSQKEGPEGANLFIYHLPQEFGDQDLLQMFMPFGNVISAKVFIDKQTNLSKCFGFVSYDNPVSSQAAIQSMNGFQIGMKRLKVQLKRSKNDSKPY; encoded by the exons ATGGATAGCCTGGAGGCTGAAGCTCTTTACCTGTCCCAGGAGCAGCATGGGCAGGTCCAGTGTGACCTGGACCCCAACACCTTGGGGGG AGCTAAGAAGATGAATGGGTCGCTGGAGCACCCGGACCAGCCTGACATCGACGCCATCAAGATGTTCGTGGGTCAGATACCGCGCTCCTGGGCGGAGGAGCAGCTGAGGGAGCTCTTCGAGCCGTATGGTGCCGTGTACGAGATCAACGTGCTCCGAGACCGTAGCCAGAACCCCCCGCAGAGCAAAG gctgctgtTTCATCACGTACTACACCAGAAAGTCCGCGTTGGAGGCCCAGAATGCACTGCACAACATGAAGATTCTCCCTGGG ATGCACCACCCCATTCAGATGAAGCCAGCTGACAGTGAGAAGAACAACG cGGTGGAGGACAGGAAGCTGTTCATTGGTATGATCTCCAAGAAGTGCAATGAGAACGACATCAGACTGATGTTCTCTCCCTATGGACAGATTGAAGAGTGTCGCATCCTGCGAGGTCCTGACGGACTCAGCC GTTGTGCCTTTGTCACCTTCACAGCCAGACAGATGGCCCAGTCAGCCATCAAGTCGATGCACCAGTCTCAAACCATGGAG gGCTGTTCCTCCCCCATGGTGGTGAAGTTTGCAGACACCCAGAAGGACAAGGAGCAGAAGAGGATGGCCCAGCAGCTTCAGCAGCAGATGCAGCAGCTCAACGCTGCCTCCATGTGGGGCAACCTGACGGGCATCAACTCCCTGGGGCCCCAGTACCTGGCA CTTTACTTACAGCTTCTCCAGCAGTCTGCTTCCTCGGGAAATGCCCTCAACAATCTGCACCCcatgacag GGCTGAACGCCATGCAGAACCTAGCAGCCCTAGCGGCAGCGGCTAGCGCCACACAGGCCACACCTTCTGGCTCCAACGCCATGACGACGTCGAGCAGTCCGCTCAGCGTTCTCACCAGCTCAGGTACGACCGCCGGGCAGAACCTCTCCTGGGACAGCTACAAGG caggctcctcccccacctccagcagcagctcgTCGGTCAACCCCATGGCGTCTCTGGGGGCTCTGCAGTCTCTGGCCGCCGGAGCGGGCGGTCTCAACATGGGCTCCCTGGCAG GTATGGCAGCTCTGAACGGTGGCCTGGGTAGTGGGGGCCTGTCCAACGGGTCGGGCAGCACCATGGAGGCCCTGAGTCAGGCCTACTCTGGCATCCAGCAGTACGCCGCTGCAGCCCTGCCCAGCCTCTACAGCCAGAGCCTGCTGGCCCAGCAGAACGCCAGCGCAGCGGGCAGCcagaaggagg GTCCAGAGGGGGCCAACCTGTTCATTTACCACCTGCCCCAAGAGTTTGGAGACCAGGACCTGCTCCAGATGTTCATGCCCTTTGGAAACGTCATATCAGCAAAGGTCTTCATCGACAAGCAGACCAACCTCAGCAAGTGctttg GTTTTGTGAGCTACGACAACCCTGTGTCGTCCCAGGCAGCCATCCAGTCCATGAACGGCTTCCAGATCGGCATGAAGCGCCTTAAGGTGCAGCTGAAGAGATCCAAGAATGACAGCAAGCCCTACTGA
- the celf1 gene encoding CUGBP Elav-like family member 1 isoform X5, with protein MDSLEAEALYLSQEQHGQVQCDLDPNTLGGAKKMNGSLEHPDQPDIDAIKMFVGQIPRSWAEEQLRELFEPYGAVYEINVLRDRSQNPPQSKGCCFITYYTRKSALEAQNALHNMKILPGMHHPIQMKPADSEKNNAVEDRKLFIGMISKKCNENDIRLMFSPYGQIEECRILRGPDGLSRCAFVTFTARQMAQSAIKSMHQSQTMEGCSSPMVVKFADTQKDKEQKRMAQQLQQQMQQLNAASMWGNLTGINSLGPQYLALLQQSASSGNALNNLHPMTGLNAMQNLAALAAAASATQATPSGSNAMTTSSSPLSVLTSSGTTAGQNLSWDSYKAGSSPTSSSSSSVNPMASLGALQSLAAGAGGLNMGSLAGMAALNGGLGSGGLSNGSGSTMEALSQAYSGIQQYAAAALPSLYSQSLLAQQNASAAGSQKEGPEGANLFIYHLPQEFGDQDLLQMFMPFGNVISAKVFIDKQTNLSKCFGFVSYDNPVSSQAAIQSMNGFQIGMKRLKVQLKRSKNDSKPY; from the exons ATGGATAGCCTGGAGGCTGAAGCTCTTTACCTGTCCCAGGAGCAGCATGGGCAGGTCCAGTGTGACCTGGACCCCAACACCTTGGGGGG AGCTAAGAAGATGAATGGGTCGCTGGAGCACCCGGACCAGCCTGACATCGACGCCATCAAGATGTTCGTGGGTCAGATACCGCGCTCCTGGGCGGAGGAGCAGCTGAGGGAGCTCTTCGAGCCGTATGGTGCCGTGTACGAGATCAACGTGCTCCGAGACCGTAGCCAGAACCCCCCGCAGAGCAAAG gctgctgtTTCATCACGTACTACACCAGAAAGTCCGCGTTGGAGGCCCAGAATGCACTGCACAACATGAAGATTCTCCCTGGG ATGCACCACCCCATTCAGATGAAGCCAGCTGACAGTGAGAAGAACAACG cGGTGGAGGACAGGAAGCTGTTCATTGGTATGATCTCCAAGAAGTGCAATGAGAACGACATCAGACTGATGTTCTCTCCCTATGGACAGATTGAAGAGTGTCGCATCCTGCGAGGTCCTGACGGACTCAGCC GTTGTGCCTTTGTCACCTTCACAGCCAGACAGATGGCCCAGTCAGCCATCAAGTCGATGCACCAGTCTCAAACCATGGAG gGCTGTTCCTCCCCCATGGTGGTGAAGTTTGCAGACACCCAGAAGGACAAGGAGCAGAAGAGGATGGCCCAGCAGCTTCAGCAGCAGATGCAGCAGCTCAACGCTGCCTCCATGTGGGGCAACCTGACGGGCATCAACTCCCTGGGGCCCCAGTACCTGGCA CTTCTCCAGCAGTCTGCTTCCTCGGGAAATGCCCTCAACAATCTGCACCCcatgacag GGCTGAACGCCATGCAGAACCTAGCAGCCCTAGCGGCAGCGGCTAGCGCCACACAGGCCACACCTTCTGGCTCCAACGCCATGACGACGTCGAGCAGTCCGCTCAGCGTTCTCACCAGCTCAGGTACGACCGCCGGGCAGAACCTCTCCTGGGACAGCTACAAGG caggctcctcccccacctccagcagcagctcgTCGGTCAACCCCATGGCGTCTCTGGGGGCTCTGCAGTCTCTGGCCGCCGGAGCGGGCGGTCTCAACATGGGCTCCCTGGCAG GTATGGCAGCTCTGAACGGTGGCCTGGGTAGTGGGGGCCTGTCCAACGGGTCGGGCAGCACCATGGAGGCCCTGAGTCAGGCCTACTCTGGCATCCAGCAGTACGCCGCTGCAGCCCTGCCCAGCCTCTACAGCCAGAGCCTGCTGGCCCAGCAGAACGCCAGCGCAGCGGGCAGCcagaaggagg GTCCAGAGGGGGCCAACCTGTTCATTTACCACCTGCCCCAAGAGTTTGGAGACCAGGACCTGCTCCAGATGTTCATGCCCTTTGGAAACGTCATATCAGCAAAGGTCTTCATCGACAAGCAGACCAACCTCAGCAAGTGctttg GTTTTGTGAGCTACGACAACCCTGTGTCGTCCCAGGCAGCCATCCAGTCCATGAACGGCTTCCAGATCGGCATGAAGCGCCTTAAGGTGCAGCTGAAGAGATCCAAGAATGACAGCAAGCCCTACTGA